The [Pseudomonas] carboxydohydrogena genome includes a window with the following:
- a CDS encoding PHA/PHB synthase family protein, with translation MSALPTDTPTTKSFDADAFAFNLARAMEHGGKALSAFLQPRETGDINNRAPGEMGEVIKTFAEVAEYWLADAERAGDVQMRLGKAYLELWGQFSRKLAGAEEEPSIAPAPRDKRFLDPEWKSNQFFDFIMQLYLLTTKWAHELVENAEGLDPHTRKKAEFYVQVLTNAFAPSNFVLTNPELLRETLASSGDNLFRGMRMLAEDIQAGGGTLKIRQSGGTFEVGKDLALTPGKVIYQNEIMQLIQYEPTTEHVLRTPLLIVPPWINKYYILDLTPQKSFIKWLVDQGLTVFVISWINPDKSLGAKTFDDYMREGPLAAMDVIEKATGEMKVHTMGYCIGGTLLATTLAWLADKRRVRTTSATFMAAQVDFTHAGDLMVYIDESQLAALDRDMQQTGVLHGTRMAMAFNMLRSNDLIWPYVISNYLKGKEPSSFDLLFWNADATRMPGANHSFYLRNCYLENRLSAGTMVIDNTRLDLSKVKTPIYNLATRDDHIAPAQSVLYGSQFFGGPVRFVLSGSGHIAGVVNPPVTGKYQYWTNDKPAAETVTDWLKGATEHQGSWWPDWRAWIEGLDSETVPARTPGASMTILEEAPGSYVRMRA, from the coding sequence AACCGTGCCCCCGGCGAGATGGGCGAAGTCATCAAGACCTTCGCCGAAGTCGCCGAGTATTGGCTCGCGGACGCCGAGCGCGCCGGTGACGTGCAGATGCGGCTCGGCAAAGCCTATCTCGAATTGTGGGGCCAGTTCTCGCGCAAGCTCGCCGGCGCCGAGGAAGAACCCTCCATCGCGCCCGCGCCGAGGGACAAGCGTTTTCTCGACCCGGAGTGGAAATCCAACCAGTTCTTCGATTTCATCATGCAGCTCTATCTGCTCACGACAAAATGGGCGCACGAACTGGTTGAGAATGCGGAAGGCCTCGATCCACACACCCGCAAAAAGGCCGAATTCTACGTTCAGGTGCTGACCAACGCCTTCGCGCCGTCGAACTTCGTGCTGACCAATCCTGAACTGCTGCGAGAAACTCTCGCCAGCAGCGGCGACAATCTGTTTCGCGGCATGCGGATGCTGGCCGAGGATATTCAGGCCGGCGGCGGCACGCTGAAGATCAGGCAATCGGGCGGCACGTTCGAGGTCGGCAAGGATCTCGCGCTGACGCCGGGCAAGGTGATCTACCAGAACGAGATCATGCAGCTCATCCAGTATGAGCCGACGACGGAGCATGTGCTGCGCACGCCGCTGCTGATCGTGCCGCCATGGATCAACAAGTACTACATCCTCGACCTCACACCGCAAAAGTCGTTCATCAAATGGCTGGTGGATCAGGGGCTGACGGTGTTCGTCATCTCGTGGATCAACCCGGACAAATCTCTCGGCGCAAAAACTTTCGACGACTACATGCGCGAAGGCCCGCTCGCGGCGATGGACGTGATCGAGAAGGCGACCGGCGAGATGAAGGTCCACACCATGGGCTATTGCATCGGCGGCACCCTGCTCGCCACTACGCTGGCATGGCTCGCCGACAAGCGCCGGGTGCGCACCACATCGGCAACCTTCATGGCGGCGCAGGTGGACTTCACCCATGCCGGCGACCTGATGGTCTACATCGACGAAAGCCAGCTCGCCGCGCTCGACCGCGACATGCAACAGACCGGCGTCCTGCACGGCACGCGCATGGCGATGGCCTTCAACATGCTGCGCTCGAACGACCTGATCTGGCCTTACGTCATCAGCAATTACCTCAAGGGCAAGGAGCCTTCGAGTTTCGACCTGTTGTTCTGGAATGCCGACGCCACGCGGATGCCCGGCGCGAACCACTCTTTCTATCTGCGTAATTGCTATCTCGAGAACCGGCTGTCGGCCGGGACCATGGTGATCGACAATACCCGGCTCGATCTCTCCAAGGTCAAGACGCCGATCTACAACCTCGCCACCAGGGACGATCATATCGCCCCCGCGCAATCGGTATTGTACGGCTCGCAATTCTTCGGCGGACCCGTCCGCTTCGTCCTGAGCGGCTCGGGCCATATCGCTGGCGTGGTCAATCCGCCCGTCACCGGCAAATACCAGTACTGGACGAACGACAAGCCTGCCGCCGAAACCGTTACCGACTGGCTCAAGGGCGCGACCGAACATCAGGGTTCGTGGTGGCCGGACTGGCGGGCCTGGATCGAGGGTCTCGATTCCGAAACCGTCCCAGCCCGCACCCCCGGGGCCTCGATGACAATCCTTGAGGAAGCGCCGGGCAGCTATGTCCGCATGCGCGCCTGA
- a CDS encoding MAPEG family protein, which produces MTRELFWLTLTVILTGVLWVPYILNRCAVRGIGGAMANPARNDKPHAEWANRMMFAHDNAIENLAIFAPLVLILNAIDYSSKWTVLACAVYFWSRLAHVIIYALGVPVLRTLTFVVGFLAQAVLALAIFRVF; this is translated from the coding sequence ATGACGCGAGAATTGTTCTGGCTGACATTGACCGTGATTTTGACCGGCGTGCTGTGGGTTCCCTACATCCTGAACCGCTGCGCGGTGCGCGGCATCGGCGGCGCGATGGCCAATCCGGCACGCAACGACAAGCCGCATGCCGAGTGGGCTAACCGGATGATGTTCGCGCACGACAACGCAATCGAAAACCTCGCGATCTTCGCGCCGCTGGTGCTGATCCTCAACGCGATCGACTATTCGAGCAAATGGACCGTTCTGGCTTGCGCGGTCTACTTCTGGTCGCGGCTCGCCCACGTCATCATCTACGCGCTCGGCGTGCCGGTGCTGCGGACGCTGACTTTCGTCGTCGGCTTCCTGGCGCAGGCTGTTCTTGCGCTCGCGATCTTTCGCGTTTTCTGA
- the argC gene encoding N-acetyl-gamma-glutamyl-phosphate reductase, translated as MAEKKKIGILGASGYTGAELVRLLLRHPRVEIVLLTADRRAGHKLGDVFPQFAPYDLPQLVSIESVDWAAAKLDLVFCALPHATTQKVLKDLLAKAPETKVVDLSADFRLADPAVYAKWYGHEHHALELQEEAVYGLTEIYRRDVKKARLVANPGCYTTCAQLPLIPLLKARAIESDEIVIDAKSGATGAGRSAKEDTLFSEVSEGFHAYGVGHHRHMSELDQEFSKAAGKDVMATFTPHLTPMNRGIYSTIYVRGRRGKTAHELHDILSKQYEKDPFVYVLPFGKTPDSRHVRGSNMTFIGVAEDRIPGRAIIVSTLDNLTKGASGQAVQNMNVMLGFAETLGIDQPALSS; from the coding sequence ATGGCTGAAAAGAAGAAGATCGGCATTCTGGGTGCCTCCGGCTACACCGGGGCAGAACTCGTGCGCCTGTTGCTGCGGCATCCGCGCGTCGAGATCGTTCTTCTGACGGCCGACCGCCGCGCCGGGCACAAGCTGGGCGATGTATTCCCGCAGTTCGCGCCCTACGATCTGCCGCAGCTTGTGTCGATTGAAAGCGTCGATTGGGCCGCCGCCAAACTCGATCTGGTGTTCTGCGCGCTTCCGCATGCGACGACGCAAAAGGTGCTGAAAGACCTGCTGGCGAAAGCACCCGAGACGAAAGTGGTCGACCTGTCGGCCGACTTCCGGCTGGCCGATCCGGCCGTGTATGCGAAGTGGTACGGACACGAGCATCATGCGCTCGAATTGCAGGAGGAGGCGGTCTATGGCCTCACCGAAATCTATCGGCGCGACGTGAAGAAGGCGCGGCTTGTCGCCAATCCCGGCTGCTACACCACCTGCGCGCAACTGCCTCTCATTCCGCTCCTGAAAGCCAGGGCGATCGAGAGCGACGAGATCGTGATCGACGCCAAGTCAGGCGCGACGGGGGCGGGACGCTCGGCGAAGGAAGACACGCTGTTCTCGGAAGTCTCCGAGGGCTTCCATGCCTATGGCGTGGGGCACCATCGGCATATGTCGGAACTCGATCAGGAATTCTCCAAGGCGGCGGGCAAGGATGTGATGGCGACGTTCACGCCGCACCTCACGCCGATGAACCGCGGCATTTATTCGACGATCTATGTGCGCGGACGGCGCGGCAAGACCGCGCATGAACTGCACGATATTCTCAGCAAACAGTACGAGAAGGACCCGTTCGTCTACGTACTGCCGTTCGGCAAGACGCCGGACTCGCGCCATGTGCGCGGCTCGAACATGACGTTCATCGGCGTTGCTGAGGATCGCATTCCGGGTCGGGCGATCATCGTCTCGACGCTCGACAATCTCACCAAGGGCGCGTCGGGGCAGGCGGTGCAGAACATGAATGTCATGCTCGGGTTTGCCGAGACGCTCGGCATCGACCAGCCCGCGCTGTCGTCGTGA
- a CDS encoding DedA family protein, whose protein sequence is MALEEMVRGVVEFVREHQVWAAPVVGALAFGESLAFVSLVIPAWSALIGIGALVGASDIKFWPVWLAASLGAALGDWLSYWLGFTFKDQVTHMWPLSRYPEMLPRAERFVGKWGVPGIFIGRFFGPLRAAVPLAAGVFEMPYWHFQLANFSSAFVWSATLLLFGDAISKLAAWFWGMV, encoded by the coding sequence ATGGCACTGGAAGAGATGGTTCGCGGCGTGGTCGAGTTCGTCCGGGAACATCAGGTGTGGGCCGCACCCGTTGTCGGCGCTCTCGCATTCGGTGAATCGCTGGCTTTCGTCTCGCTCGTGATTCCCGCATGGAGTGCGCTGATCGGTATCGGCGCATTGGTCGGCGCGAGCGACATCAAGTTCTGGCCGGTCTGGCTGGCGGCGTCGCTGGGCGCGGCGTTGGGCGATTGGTTGTCCTATTGGCTCGGCTTTACCTTCAAGGACCAGGTCACGCATATGTGGCCGCTGTCGCGCTATCCAGAAATGCTGCCGCGCGCGGAGCGGTTCGTCGGCAAATGGGGCGTGCCGGGCATTTTCATCGGGCGGTTTTTCGGGCCGCTGCGCGCCGCCGTGCCGCTGGCCGCCGGGGTGTTCGAGATGCCGTACTGGCACTTTCAGCTTGCCAATTTCTCCTCCGCCTTTGTCTGGTCGGCGACACTCTTGCTGTTCGGCGACGCCATCTCGAAGCTGGCGGCCTGGTTCTGGGGGATGGTCTGA
- the parE gene encoding DNA topoisomerase IV subunit B — protein sequence MAKPLKANAKSTSSAKAATDLFASGGRGARGSAAPAAKPSGAEAGYTAADIEVLEGLEPVRRRPGMYIGGTDEKALHHLFAEVIDNSMDEALAGHASFIEVELGADGYLTVIDNGRGIPVDPHPKFKNKSALEIIMCTLHAGGKFDSKVYETSGGLHGVGVSVVNALSSQLVVEVARNQKLYRMTFERGKPKGKLEELGKVHNRRGTSIRFKPDSEIFGGKAAFKPQRLFKMARSKAYLFGGVEIRWKCAPELLKGIEDVPAEDTFHFPGGLKDYLAAAIHSDTLVHPDIFSGKSGRNGAHGACEWAVAWTADADGFMSSYTNTVPTPDGGTHETGMRSALLRGIRDHAERTGQGKKASSITSEDVMVGAAVMLSVFVREPEFQGQTKDRLATAEAQRIVEQAVKDPFDHWLSGNPTQANKLLEFIIERADERLRRRAEKEISRKTAVKKLRLPGKLADCTNTATEGSELFIVEGDSAGGSAKQARDRKTQAILPLRGKILNVASATRDKMVANAQLSDLIQAIGAGTGINYREDDLRYSRIIIMTDADVDGAHIASLLITFFYRQMPKLIDEGHLYLAVPPLYRLTHGSKTFYARDEAHRDELLKKEFHANAKVEIGRFKGLGEMMPNQLKETTMDPRKRTLLRVVLATEDRDSTATSVERLMGSKAEARFEFITEKAEFAPEELLDV from the coding sequence ATGGCGAAACCACTGAAAGCAAACGCAAAATCCACATCCTCCGCGAAAGCGGCGACCGATCTGTTTGCTTCAGGAGGCCGTGGGGCGCGCGGGTCCGCCGCACCCGCCGCCAAGCCCTCGGGGGCGGAGGCTGGCTACACCGCCGCCGACATCGAGGTTCTGGAGGGTCTGGAACCGGTGCGCCGCCGCCCCGGCATGTATATCGGCGGAACCGACGAAAAGGCGCTGCACCACCTGTTCGCCGAGGTCATCGACAACTCGATGGACGAGGCACTGGCCGGTCACGCGAGTTTCATCGAGGTCGAGCTTGGCGCGGACGGCTATCTGACCGTTATCGATAACGGCCGTGGCATTCCGGTCGATCCGCACCCTAAATTCAAGAACAAGTCGGCGCTGGAAATCATCATGTGCACGCTGCACGCCGGCGGCAAGTTCGACTCCAAGGTCTATGAGACCTCGGGCGGCCTTCACGGCGTGGGCGTCTCGGTGGTGAACGCACTGTCCTCGCAGCTTGTCGTCGAGGTGGCGCGCAACCAGAAGCTCTACCGGATGACGTTCGAGCGCGGCAAGCCGAAGGGCAAGCTGGAGGAACTCGGCAAGGTCCATAACCGACGCGGCACCTCGATCCGCTTCAAGCCGGATTCGGAGATCTTCGGCGGCAAGGCCGCCTTCAAGCCGCAGCGTCTGTTCAAGATGGCGCGCTCGAAAGCCTATCTGTTCGGCGGCGTCGAAATCCGCTGGAAGTGCGCGCCCGAACTCCTCAAGGGTATCGAGGATGTGCCCGCCGAGGATACGTTTCATTTCCCCGGTGGCCTGAAGGATTACCTCGCCGCCGCCATCCATTCCGACACGCTGGTGCACCCGGACATTTTCTCCGGCAAATCCGGGCGCAACGGCGCACACGGCGCCTGCGAATGGGCGGTGGCGTGGACCGCCGATGCCGACGGCTTCATGTCGTCCTACACCAACACGGTGCCGACGCCTGACGGCGGCACGCACGAAACCGGCATGCGCAGCGCGCTGCTGCGCGGCATCCGGGATCACGCCGAGCGTACCGGCCAGGGCAAGAAGGCGTCCTCCATCACCTCCGAGGACGTGATGGTGGGCGCGGCCGTGATGCTCTCGGTGTTCGTGCGCGAGCCGGAGTTTCAGGGGCAGACCAAGGACCGTCTCGCAACCGCCGAGGCGCAACGCATCGTCGAGCAGGCCGTGAAGGACCCGTTCGACCACTGGCTGTCCGGCAATCCGACGCAAGCCAACAAGCTCCTCGAATTCATCATCGAGCGCGCCGACGAGCGGCTGCGCCGCCGCGCCGAGAAGGAAATCTCGCGCAAGACCGCGGTGAAGAAACTGCGCCTGCCCGGCAAGCTCGCCGACTGCACCAACACCGCGACCGAAGGTTCCGAGTTGTTCATCGTCGAAGGCGATTCCGCAGGCGGCAGCGCCAAGCAGGCGCGCGACCGCAAGACTCAGGCCATTCTTCCGCTGCGCGGCAAGATCCTCAATGTCGCCTCCGCGACCCGCGACAAGATGGTGGCCAACGCGCAATTGTCCGATCTCATTCAGGCGATCGGCGCGGGCACCGGCATCAACTATCGTGAAGACGATCTGCGCTACTCGCGCATCATCATCATGACCGACGCCGACGTGGACGGAGCGCACATTGCCTCCCTGCTCATCACCTTCTTCTACCGGCAGATGCCGAAGCTGATCGACGAAGGCCATCTCTACCTCGCCGTGCCGCCGCTCTACCGGCTGACCCACGGCAGCAAGACGTTCTACGCGCGCGACGAGGCGCATCGCGACGAGCTTTTGAAAAAGGAATTCCACGCCAACGCCAAGGTCGAGATCGGCCGCTTCAAAGGCCTCGGCGAGATGATGCCCAATCAGCTCAAGGAAACCACGATGGACCCAAGAAAGCGCACGCTGCTGCGGGTCGTGCTGGCGACGGAAGACCGCGACAGCACCGCGACATCGGTAGAACGGCTGATGGGCAGCAAGGCAGAAGCGCGCTTCGAGTTCATCACCGAGAAGGCCGAATTCGCGCCGGAAGAATTGCTGGACGTTTAA
- a CDS encoding FAD-dependent oxidoreductase — translation MDEVSRSVETIHVQCCVVGGGPAGMMLGYLLGRAGIKTVVLEKHADFFRDFRGDTVHPSTMTVMQELGVLQDFLKVPHDEVSKLNALFGTASIRLADLTRLDTPCPFIAFMPQWDFLNFIDSQGRRFPQLEVRKKAEAVELVRDADSVTGVVAKTEQGPLRISADLTVACDGRHSLMRAQAGMEVRDIGAPMDVLWFRVSKPANAGESVFARIQSGQMMVMLDRNDYWQCAYVIAKNGYEKVKEAGLDNFRSNIVRLAPLTREHMADVKSWDDVKLLSVQIDRLAKWAKPGFLCIGDAAHAMSPVGGVGVNLAIQDAVAAANLLYDKFGGGGPSLDDLNRVQARREFPVRATQAIQVFVQNRLINRAITDRQFSPPLVMRLVGSSPWLQGLTARAIGIGIRPEHVHTPEAKRTG, via the coding sequence ATGGACGAGGTATCCCGATCCGTCGAAACCATTCATGTCCAGTGTTGTGTCGTGGGCGGTGGCCCTGCGGGAATGATGCTCGGCTATCTGTTGGGCCGCGCCGGCATCAAAACCGTGGTGCTGGAAAAGCACGCCGATTTCTTCCGTGATTTTCGTGGCGACACGGTGCACCCCTCGACCATGACGGTGATGCAGGAACTGGGCGTTCTCCAGGATTTTCTGAAGGTCCCGCATGACGAGGTCAGTAAACTCAACGCGCTGTTCGGCACGGCGTCGATCCGGCTTGCGGACCTGACGCGGCTCGACACGCCGTGCCCGTTCATCGCTTTCATGCCGCAATGGGACTTTTTGAACTTCATCGACAGTCAGGGCAGGCGATTTCCCCAATTGGAAGTTCGCAAGAAAGCGGAGGCCGTCGAACTGGTGCGGGATGCCGACAGCGTCACCGGCGTCGTCGCGAAAACCGAACAGGGGCCGCTTCGTATCAGTGCCGACCTGACGGTGGCTTGCGATGGCCGTCATTCCTTGATGCGCGCACAGGCCGGAATGGAAGTGCGCGATATTGGCGCGCCGATGGACGTGCTGTGGTTTCGCGTGAGCAAGCCTGCGAATGCGGGTGAGAGTGTCTTCGCGCGCATCCAGTCCGGACAAATGATGGTGATGCTCGATCGGAACGACTATTGGCAATGCGCCTATGTGATCGCGAAAAACGGATACGAGAAAGTCAAGGAAGCCGGCCTCGATAACTTCCGTTCCAACATCGTCAGGCTGGCTCCGCTGACGCGCGAACACATGGCGGACGTCAAAAGCTGGGACGATGTGAAGCTGTTGTCCGTTCAGATCGACCGGTTGGCAAAATGGGCCAAGCCCGGATTTCTCTGCATTGGCGATGCGGCGCATGCGATGTCGCCGGTCGGCGGTGTCGGCGTCAATCTGGCAATTCAGGATGCGGTCGCGGCGGCGAACCTGCTGTATGACAAGTTCGGCGGCGGCGGTCCGTCGCTGGACGATCTCAATCGCGTGCAGGCGCGGCGCGAATTTCCGGTACGCGCGACGCAGGCCATTCAGGTGTTCGTGCAGAACCGGCTGATCAATCGCGCGATCACCGACAGGCAGTTCTCGCCGCCGCTGGTGATGCGGCTGGTCGGCAGTTCACCGTGGCTTCAGGGCCTGACAGCGCGCGCCATCGGTATCGGTATTCGTCCCGAGCATGTCCATACGCCCGAGGCAAAGCGTACTGGTTAA